One genomic window of Magnolia sinica isolate HGM2019 chromosome 3, MsV1, whole genome shotgun sequence includes the following:
- the LOC131238666 gene encoding glycine-rich protein 5-like produces the protein MSYVLVLALTVMNTSARNVPSDAGLDDQKNFITYGGVGGFAGAGGLTGIGGLPVLGGVGGVGGGVGGIGGIGGGVGGLGGVGGATGVGGVGGLGGVGGGVGGAGGIGGAGGILP, from the coding sequence ATGTCGTACGTGTTAGTTCTTGCACTGACTGTGATGAACACTAGTGCTAGGAATGTACCCAGTGACGCTGGTTTAGACGACCAAAAGAACTTCATTACATATGGTGGGGTTGGCGGTTTTGCTGGTGCCGGTGGGCTCACTGGCATTGGTGGACTACCGGTACTTGGCGGTGTTGGTGGAGTCGGTGGTGGGGTTGGTGGCATTGGTGGAATCGGTGGTGGAGTGGGTGGACTCGGTGGTGTTGGTGGTGCAACTGGAGTCGGTGGGGTTGGTGGGTTgggtggtgttggtggtggcgTTGGTGGTGCTGGTGGAATTGGCGGAGCCGGTGGCATTCTTCCTTGA
- the LOC131239015 gene encoding vegetative cell wall protein gp1-like, whose protein sequence is MKLMQQAPPLKPPPNPPPPPLPSPTPNSPPPPNPPPPPPPSPYPPPPPPPKPPLPPPPTPPSKPPPPPTPTPPSKPPPPPTPPPKPPPPPLPSDPFSPLPPIPPLPPFSPSLPPSPPITPLLFAPPLPSPPFALPPQTLVVPAPVPPSPSTDRLFLHQAHHLLLAHHYLLHLHNHHIYHFLL, encoded by the exons ATGAAATTGATGCAACAAG CTCCACCACTAAAACCACCTCCAAATCCACCACCTCCTCCTCTCCCTTCACCTACTCCAAACTCACCACCTCCTCCAAATCCACCCCCACCGCCACCACCGTCACCATACCCACCACCTCCTCCTCCACCAAAGCCTCCACTACCACCACCACCTACACCTCCTTCaaaaccaccaccaccacctacaCCTACACCTCCTTCaaaaccaccaccaccacctacaCCTCCTCCAAAACCACCACCACCTCCCCTTCCTTCTGACCCATTTTCTCCGCTCCCTCCAATACCACCACTACCACCCTTTTCTCCATCATTACCACCATCTCCTCCAATTACACCATTACTCTTTGCTCCACCACTTCCTTCACCTCCATTTGCGCTGCCACCACAGACTCTTGTTGTTCCGGCACCAGTACCACCAAGTCCCAGCACGGACCGCCTTTTCCTCCATCAGGCCCACCACCTCCTCCTGGCCCACCACTACCTCCTACACCTTCATAACCACCATATTTACCATTTCCTCCTCTAG
- the LOC131240482 gene encoding glycine-rich protein 5-like: MARWYVMLVLALTVMNTSARNVPSDAGLNDQKNFITYGGVGGFAGVGGVTGIGGLPVLGGVGGVGGGVGGIGGIGGGVGGLGGVGGATGVGGVGGLGGVGGGVGGAGGIGGAGGILP, encoded by the coding sequence atggcaagGTGGTATGTCATGTTAGTTCTTGCACTGACTGTGATGAACACTAGTGCTAGGAATGTACCCAGCGACGCTGGTTTAAACGACCAAAAGAACTTCATTACATATGGTGGGGTTGGCGGTTTCGCTGGTGTCGGTGGGGTCACCGGCATTGGTGGACTACCGGTACTTGGTGGCGTTGGCGGAGTCGGTGGTGGGGTTGGTGGCATTGGTGGAATCGGTGGTGGAGTGGGTGGACTCGGTGGTGTTGGTGGTGCAACTGGGGTCGGTGGGGTTGGTGGATTGGGAGGTGTTGGTGGTGGCGTTGGTGGTGCTGGTGGAATTGGCGGAGCCGGTGGCATTCTTCCTTGA